A section of the Plectropomus leopardus isolate mb unplaced genomic scaffold, YSFRI_Pleo_2.0 unplaced_scaffold16592, whole genome shotgun sequence genome encodes:
- the LOC121964662 gene encoding HEAT repeat-containing protein 1-like, with translation MVMKLSEVTFRPLFFKLLDWSKSGSNERLLTFYRLSDSIAERLKGLFVLFAGNLVKPFADLLRQTNSSKTDELVFDSEDKISLLLRFVLDCLHKIFLYDTHRFLSKERADALLSPLLDQLENTVGGQQVYQRRVTQHLVPCVGQFSVALADDSQWKTLNYQILLKTRHTDSKVTARTHTHTRTHTHIVVVVQYFLSYS, from the exons ATGGTGATGAAACTGTCCGAGGTCACGTTCAGGCCGCTCTTCTTCAAG CTGTTGGACTGGAGTAAATCAGGCAGTAACGAGCGTCTGCTGACTTTCTACCGCCTGTCGGACTCCATCGCCGAGAGACTCAAAGGACTCTTCGTCCTGTTCGCCGGAAATCTGGTGAAACCGTTCGCTGATCTGCTGCGACAGACGAACTCCTCCAAGACGG ATGAACTCGTGTTTGACAGCGAGGACAAAATCAGTCTGCTGCTTCGCTTCGTCCTCGACTGTCTGCACAAGATCTTCCTGTACGACACGCACAGATTCCTCAGCAAAGAGCGAGCCGACGCCCTGCTGAGCCCGCTGCTCGACCag ctggAGAACACGGTGGGAGGACAGCAGGTGTACCAGCGGAGGGTCACCCAGCACCTGGTCCCCTGCGTGGGTCAGTTCTCTGTGGCGCTCGCTGACGACTCGCAGTGGAAAACTCTCAACTACCAGATCCTCCTCAAGACCAGACACACCGACTCCAAGGTGaccgcgcgcacgcacacacacacacgcacacacacacacattgtagtTGTGGTGCAGTATTTTCTCTCGT